One genomic window of Indioceanicola profundi includes the following:
- the rsmD gene encoding 16S rRNA (guanine(966)-N(2))-methyltransferase RsmD, with the protein MRIVGGKHRGRRLLAPSGRDVRPTSDRTRESLFNILAHSGWGPDDESPIEGATVLDAFCGTGALGLEALSRGAARAVFLDKARSSLDTARRNADELREAGNCRFVTGDATRPPPAPEAAGLVFLDPPYAQDLAPKALEGLARAGWMSSGALCVVEIAATDSFTAPPAFETLEERGYSQARVIFLRLAG; encoded by the coding sequence GTGCGGATCGTCGGCGGTAAACATCGGGGGCGGCGGCTGCTGGCCCCATCGGGCCGGGACGTTCGCCCCACCTCCGACCGCACCCGGGAAAGCCTCTTCAACATCCTCGCCCACTCGGGCTGGGGACCTGACGATGAGTCCCCCATCGAGGGGGCCACCGTGCTGGACGCGTTCTGCGGCACCGGCGCTCTCGGGCTTGAGGCGCTGTCGCGCGGGGCCGCAAGAGCGGTTTTCCTGGACAAGGCACGCAGCTCGCTCGACACCGCCCGACGGAACGCCGACGAGCTGCGGGAGGCAGGCAACTGCCGCTTCGTGACAGGCGACGCCACTCGGCCGCCGCCAGCGCCGGAAGCGGCGGGCTTGGTATTCCTGGACCCGCCCTATGCCCAGGATCTGGCGCCGAAGGCGTTGGAGGGTTTGGCACGCGCCGGCTGGATGTCGTCCGGCGCGTTGTGCGTGGTTGAGATCGCTGCCACGGATTCCTTCACCGCCCCGCCCGCCTTTGAAACGCTGGAGGAGCGCGGCTATTCACAGGCACGCGTGATCTTCCTGCGCCTGGCCGGCTAG